A single region of the Gracilibacillus caseinilyticus genome encodes:
- a CDS encoding ABC transporter permease, which produces MIKKLLSVEFLKIKRKGFWFLTFLGPFGVIALQMVNYGVRKDYLLQQSEDDWQYFLMNTSVFIPLALVLGVAILTSFMTSIENETNAWKQLIALPISKLSVYLAKFTVLSSLLFVSSILLMAFTLSYGMFLDLGDIPFVDIWKHSIYPFFAVLPVLALQLWIATVSQNQGIPITTGILGVIFAYSSFTLPDWMIWKWPSLTNQWDQPLINVGLGIGVGCLLYLIGMLDFARRDVK; this is translated from the coding sequence ATGATAAAAAAATTATTAAGCGTAGAGTTTTTGAAAATCAAACGGAAAGGCTTTTGGTTTTTAACTTTTTTAGGTCCATTTGGTGTCATAGCACTGCAAATGGTGAATTACGGTGTGCGAAAAGATTATTTATTACAGCAAAGTGAAGACGATTGGCAATACTTTCTGATGAATACTTCGGTATTTATACCGCTTGCGCTCGTATTAGGGGTTGCCATCCTGACATCGTTTATGACAAGCATTGAAAATGAGACAAATGCCTGGAAGCAGCTGATTGCTCTCCCCATTTCGAAGCTAAGCGTCTATTTAGCAAAATTCACTGTATTATCAAGCTTGTTATTCGTATCATCTATACTATTAATGGCATTCACACTTTCCTATGGGATGTTTTTAGATTTAGGCGATATTCCTTTTGTTGATATATGGAAACATAGTATCTATCCATTTTTTGCTGTTTTACCTGTATTGGCGTTACAGCTTTGGATAGCAACGGTGAGTCAAAATCAGGGGATTCCGATCACAACCGGTATTTTAGGAGTGATTTTTGCCTATTCCTCCTTCACACTGCCAGACTGGATGATATGGAAATGGCCTTCCTTAACAAATCAGTGGGATCAGCCCCTTATTAATGTAGGACTTGGCATTGGTGTAGGGTGTTTATTATATCTGATTGGCATGCTTGACTTTGCCAGAAGGGACGTGAAATAA
- a CDS encoding response regulator transcription factor, translating into MVRILYIEDEKEIGSWVTEDLTERGYDVTWLESGDQLESYIEDSDIAILDIMLPGLDGFSIGKRIKQKAQDLPILMLSARSAVEDKIEGLSFADDYLTKPFHPEELSARVEVLLRRFQKNEDTLYIGHLHIDTKSMMIMNQNNDKEIKLTGKQFHLFHFFIRHLNQILTKEQLYEGVWGEPYLEGDKTLMVHIRYLREKLEVNPAHPTIIETIRGIGYRVKR; encoded by the coding sequence TTGGTTCGAATTTTATACATAGAAGATGAAAAAGAGATAGGCAGCTGGGTAACGGAGGACTTGACGGAAAGAGGCTATGATGTGACTTGGCTGGAGTCAGGCGATCAGCTGGAATCATACATAGAAGATAGTGATATTGCTATTTTAGATATTATGCTACCTGGATTAGACGGCTTTTCGATTGGCAAGCGGATTAAACAGAAAGCACAGGACTTACCAATTTTGATGCTTTCGGCGCGTTCTGCAGTAGAGGATAAAATAGAAGGACTCAGTTTTGCTGATGATTATTTAACGAAACCTTTCCATCCGGAGGAATTATCTGCACGTGTGGAAGTTTTGCTCAGAAGATTTCAAAAGAATGAGGATACCTTATACATTGGACACTTACACATTGATACAAAATCGATGATGATTATGAATCAGAATAATGATAAAGAAATAAAATTGACGGGCAAACAATTCCATTTGTTTCACTTTTTCATTCGCCACCTTAATCAAATTCTTACAAAAGAACAGCTCTATGAAGGCGTTTGGGGTGAGCCATATCTAGAAGGTGATAAAACATTAATGGTCCATATACGCTATCTGCGTGAAAAATTAGAAGTAAATCCTGCTCATCCAACCATTATTGAAACAATACGTGGCATTGGCTATCGGGTGAAACGATGA
- a CDS encoding spore coat protein, producing MSKKRKRERVINEFYGCGGSNNSAAIENTAEQNFQNLQGSFEVIEVRDSCDVNITSTDTQVAVSIQAALQVAIALVVNITIADNDRAELVTQELLQQAEINQVNQQKILIEGSKNVEISTLDTDVAISLQVLLQILLALLIQLDIF from the coding sequence ATGAGTAAAAAAAGAAAGCGAGAAAGAGTAATCAATGAATTTTATGGTTGTGGGGGTTCCAATAATTCCGCTGCCATCGAGAACACTGCTGAACAAAACTTCCAAAATCTCCAAGGTTCATTTGAGGTAATTGAAGTTAGAGATTCATGTGATGTGAATATCACCTCTACTGATACGCAAGTAGCTGTATCTATTCAAGCCGCCTTACAAGTTGCAATTGCCCTTGTGGTAAACATTACAATCGCTGATAATGATCGTGCGGAACTAGTTACACAAGAATTATTGCAACAAGCAGAAATTAATCAAGTCAATCAGCAAAAAATCTTAATTGAAGGCTCTAAGAACGTTGAAATTAGCACGCTGGATACAGATGTAGCTATTTCCCTACAAGTACTGTTGCAAATTCTATTGGCCCTTCTGATTCAACTAGATATCTTTTAG
- a CDS encoding ABC transporter permease has protein sequence MLPLLQTEWFKLRKSNILSILLVGPLVGLLIGLTANMEIAGVPNEWHLTFMMMNLTYALLFLPLILGVLASVICRYEHQAGGWKQLLALPVTRGRVFVAKYLLLMLLVMIIQLLYLGSLYAVGVIQGFTDPFPLDILWKSILGGWVATLPLVALQLWMSIWFKSFAAPFAVNVVFTLPAILAVNSERFGPFYPWAQPFSMMYVGGSTKDIFFVPWDQLLTVVGGSFLLFFIGGYVYFNRKAV, from the coding sequence ATGCTTCCACTGTTACAGACGGAATGGTTTAAACTGCGAAAATCAAACATATTATCGATATTGTTAGTTGGTCCGCTTGTAGGATTGCTTATTGGATTAACAGCAAATATGGAGATAGCAGGGGTGCCAAATGAATGGCATCTGACTTTCATGATGATGAACCTGACGTATGCCTTATTATTTTTACCATTAATTTTAGGGGTACTAGCCAGCGTTATTTGCCGTTACGAGCACCAGGCTGGAGGCTGGAAGCAACTATTAGCCTTACCGGTAACAAGAGGAAGAGTGTTCGTGGCAAAATATCTTCTGCTTATGCTGCTCGTTATGATCATACAGCTGCTGTATCTTGGCTCGTTGTATGCAGTTGGAGTGATCCAAGGCTTTACCGATCCCTTTCCACTGGATATTTTATGGAAAAGTATTCTTGGCGGATGGGTGGCAACGTTACCTCTTGTCGCCTTACAATTATGGATGTCAATCTGGTTCAAGAGCTTCGCTGCACCTTTTGCCGTCAATGTTGTATTTACACTGCCAGCAATTCTGGCGGTTAATTCAGAACGATTCGGCCCGTTCTATCCATGGGCACAGCCATTTTCGATGATGTATGTAGGTGGCAGTACGAAGGATATATTTTTTGTTCCATGGGATCAATTATTAACGGTTGTCGGTGGAAGCTTTTTGTTATTTTTCATTGGAGGCTATGTTTATTTTAATCGAAAAGCTGTATAA
- a CDS encoding ABC transporter ATP-binding protein, protein MEYIVNTTNLTKKFGKEKAVEGLDMKIPKGEIYGFLGPNGAGKTTTIRMLLGLMKPTSGSVQIFQKDLRKERISILSRVGSLVENPSYYPHLTAYENLESWRKILGAPKSRIKEVLAIVRLSDVANKKVKGFSLGMKQRLGIAAALLNNPELLILDEPTNGLDPSGIIEIRQLIKQLPAEHGMTVLISSHLLSEIDQMATTVGIVTKGKMIFQDSIEVMRKLAKQKISIKVSNSKDACRYLLAKGIKADYQDDLIFLSEYSDEHVAEAIRFLVHKDISIYRVEEEKRSLEEIFLQMTREEQAG, encoded by the coding sequence ATGGAATATATAGTAAACACAACTAATTTAACAAAGAAATTTGGTAAAGAAAAAGCGGTGGAAGGCTTGGATATGAAAATACCAAAGGGTGAAATTTATGGGTTTCTAGGACCAAATGGAGCAGGAAAAACGACGACCATCCGTATGCTCCTTGGGTTGATGAAACCAACATCCGGATCGGTTCAAATTTTTCAAAAGGACCTGAGAAAAGAACGCATCAGTATCTTATCACGAGTAGGATCATTAGTAGAAAATCCGTCCTATTATCCACATTTAACGGCATATGAGAACTTAGAATCCTGGCGAAAAATTCTAGGTGCACCTAAATCGAGAATCAAAGAAGTGTTAGCGATTGTTCGTTTATCCGATGTGGCTAATAAAAAGGTAAAAGGATTTTCACTAGGAATGAAGCAACGCTTAGGAATAGCTGCTGCCCTACTTAATAATCCAGAGCTGCTAATCTTGGACGAACCGACGAATGGGCTTGATCCATCCGGGATTATTGAAATCCGTCAATTAATTAAACAATTACCTGCTGAGCATGGGATGACCGTGTTAATTTCCAGTCACTTATTATCCGAAATAGACCAAATGGCAACAACTGTTGGAATCGTAACAAAAGGTAAGATGATTTTTCAGGATTCAATCGAGGTAATGCGCAAGCTTGCCAAACAAAAAATCTCCATCAAGGTTAGTAATAGTAAGGACGCTTGCCGCTATTTACTTGCGAAAGGCATCAAAGCAGACTATCAAGATGATCTTATTTTCTTATCGGAATACTCCGATGAACACGTTGCGGAGGCGATACGCTTTCTCGTTCATAAGGATATCTCGATTTATCGAGTAGAGGAAGAAAAACGATCACTCGAAGAGATCTTCCTGCAAATGACAAGGGAGGAGCAAGCGGGATGA
- a CDS encoding sensor histidine kinase — translation MKTFFRSLLAKYMMIIILAISLVQIGYLFIALFITGVSNTMDSPYTEEETDLEKLEEAWHQEASHLNDISSNNIAAHFAKWKDQYPDAAMFWVDGQGKLREQLDVSEDLPNQWNSSYTAKFIKERYDDDPFTVIAFIGNDQSNGFIVFEINRAVLQPPAQLANDRYGVYLLAGIALLILLFICISFLFFRGIRKRLLQLQEAMEIRDVDGLPIQIDVKKKDEIGQLEQTFNQMVDELRDSREREQEEERLRQELIANLSHDLRTPLTKINAQTFKLAKKDLPKDAVESLKTLKSSVANIDRLIENLMSYTLLMASKYKLDLQEIDIVRFTRECIASWYPVFEKEDFDIEADIQDFENNRWLVDPIWLNRIYDNLFQNVLRHAKHGKYVAIRLESADNYDAIVISDHGKGMIEDSEQQGAGIGLSIVDKMVKGMDLEWDIDSNEQGTTIKIKRYK, via the coding sequence ATGAAAACATTTTTCCGATCTTTACTAGCTAAGTATATGATGATTATTATTCTGGCCATCTCGCTCGTACAAATCGGCTATCTATTTATTGCGCTTTTTATCACAGGTGTATCGAATACGATGGATTCCCCCTATACAGAGGAAGAAACAGATTTGGAAAAATTAGAGGAGGCTTGGCATCAGGAAGCGAGCCATTTAAATGATATTTCCAGCAATAATATCGCCGCACATTTTGCTAAATGGAAAGATCAATACCCTGATGCTGCCATGTTCTGGGTAGATGGACAAGGAAAACTCCGTGAGCAATTGGACGTAAGTGAAGATCTGCCAAATCAATGGAACTCCTCTTATACAGCAAAATTTATTAAAGAAAGATATGATGACGATCCGTTCACCGTCATTGCATTCATTGGCAATGATCAGTCCAACGGTTTTATCGTTTTTGAGATCAATAGGGCCGTTTTACAACCCCCTGCACAACTAGCTAATGATCGATATGGTGTCTATTTACTTGCAGGCATAGCTTTATTAATCCTTTTATTTATCTGTATCTCCTTTCTTTTCTTCAGAGGCATTAGAAAAAGATTATTACAATTACAAGAAGCAATGGAAATACGAGATGTCGATGGTCTCCCGATACAAATTGATGTAAAAAAGAAGGATGAAATTGGCCAGCTGGAACAAACCTTTAATCAAATGGTGGACGAACTACGAGACAGCAGAGAACGTGAACAAGAAGAGGAACGATTGCGCCAGGAGTTAATTGCTAATTTATCTCACGATCTGAGAACTCCATTAACCAAAATAAATGCACAAACGTTCAAGCTAGCAAAGAAAGACTTACCAAAGGATGCTGTCGAGTCGTTGAAAACACTGAAATCTTCGGTAGCCAATATAGATCGGTTAATAGAAAATTTAATGTCCTATACTTTGTTAATGGCGAGTAAGTATAAGCTCGACCTGCAAGAAATAGACATTGTTCGGTTTACACGGGAGTGCATCGCTTCCTGGTATCCCGTTTTTGAAAAGGAAGACTTTGACATAGAGGCTGACATCCAGGATTTTGAGAATAACAGATGGCTGGTAGATCCGATTTGGTTAAACCGAATCTATGATAATCTCTTTCAGAATGTGTTACGACATGCCAAACATGGAAAATACGTAGCCATTCGCTTGGAATCAGCGGATAATTATGATGCCATCGTTATTTCAGACCACGGAAAAGGGATGATAGAAGACTCCGAGCAGCAAGGTGCCGGCATCGGTTTATCCATCGTAGATAAGATGGTGAAAGGCATGGATCTGGAATGGGACATTGATTCAAATGAACAAGGAACAACCATTAAAATCAAGCGTTACAAATAA
- a CDS encoding LysM peptidoglycan-binding domain-containing protein has product MPIVNGTSFIYTVQQGDTLYSIATSIGGTVPLLVEANAIYPPVTDPYLIYPGQLLVTSTPGNRQVNHIVSNGETLNQISRRYATSVDLIQGINHQVENPDLIYPNQVLQVPALIYVIEHGDTLNTIAYRFGVSLSTLLEANRQRPGISPDVIYPGYQLIIPLPTSNNIAVFQPLPGTVVQEGQMLEGIARAFEGTILYQIVDQNGQLVKRETAIQTSAGAPAYGTFSTAIAFDLQPTAEAGELWVYTRSPRDGSMQDLVQIRIGL; this is encoded by the coding sequence ATGCCGATTGTTAATGGGACGTCATTTATTTATACAGTTCAACAAGGGGATACGTTATATTCCATCGCCACCAGTATAGGTGGAACTGTTCCTTTACTCGTGGAAGCAAATGCGATCTACCCACCAGTGACAGATCCTTATCTGATTTACCCCGGTCAATTATTAGTTACCTCAACACCTGGCAACAGACAGGTGAATCACATTGTTAGCAATGGAGAAACATTAAATCAAATTAGCAGGCGGTATGCAACAAGTGTTGACTTAATCCAAGGAATCAATCATCAGGTCGAGAATCCAGATCTTATTTATCCTAATCAGGTTCTTCAAGTTCCCGCTCTTATTTATGTCATAGAACACGGGGATACGTTAAATACAATTGCTTATCGCTTTGGTGTTTCATTATCCACACTGCTTGAAGCCAATCGTCAACGTCCGGGCATCTCACCTGACGTGATTTATCCTGGCTACCAGCTAATCATCCCTCTCCCTACTTCCAATAACATCGCTGTATTTCAACCGCTCCCAGGAACCGTTGTTCAGGAAGGACAGATGCTTGAAGGTATTGCGCGTGCATTTGAAGGAACCATTCTCTATCAAATAGTCGATCAAAATGGCCAACTGGTAAAAAGGGAGACAGCCATACAAACGTCAGCAGGTGCACCAGCATACGGAACATTCTCCACTGCCATTGCCTTTGATCTGCAACCGACTGCCGAAGCTGGAGAGTTGTGGGTTTATACTCGTAGTCCACGGGATGGAAGTATGCAAGATTTAGTGCAGATACGGATTGGGCTTTAA